Within Sulfurovum xiamenensis, the genomic segment ATTCTATAAGTTCCCAGGAGATTTTTAATACAGGATACAATAAAAGTAGATTCGAAATCAAAAAAGAGAGTGCCACCCCTTCAACCCCAAATGGTATCCCTATTGCAAAAAATGTAACTGTCACAACTGCACTAATTGTGCCAATTTTAAACAATTTATCCGTTGCACCTACTGCCATAAATACTGAACCTGTTGTTGTAACAATAGAACGCAGCATTCCAACAGGTGCTAAGATCATAATAATAATATCCAAACCATGCCATTTATCACCAAATACTACCGGTACCAAAGTTTCTGCGGTGACAATAAGCCCTATCATAGTAGGAAATGAAATAAGCGCTATGGCAAATATGATGCGTAGATACATCTGTCTAAATTTATTTTTGTCATTTTGTATCTTCGCAAAGGCAGGAAAGAGAATACGCAGCAAGACCTGTGAAACGTTTAGTATCGGATAAAGCATTATCTTATAAGCAAGACTATAGATACCCAAAGAATAACTTCCAAGAAATTTACCGATAAGAAAATTATCTGCATTACCTGTAAAGTAATTCACAAAATTGAACATAGAAAGATTCATTGTGTATTTCCAAATACTCATAATATCACTCCATGAAAAATGTACCAAAGGCCTCCATTTTGAATACTTCCAAATCAAAACAATCAATATTAAACTTAATGTAAGTGTTTGTAAAACCAAACTATAAACGCCAAGTCCATAAAATGCTGCACTAATTCCAACAGCCAAACTACCTACAGCGGATACCGTTTGAAAAATCGTAATATGTTTAAAATCCAAATACTTTTCATAATTTGCTTTTTGAACAATACCAAAACTTGTAATGATGAAATTAATTGATAACAATGGTAATAAAATACTGATCTCAGGCATGGAAAAAAAACTGGCTACAGGATAGGAGATCAATAGCAATACGAAAAAGAGACCTACACCTACCATCAGATTGA encodes:
- a CDS encoding MOP flippase family protein; translation: MSLKAKVISGTKWVVFANIFRQVLSLVSLTVYARLLSPDDFGIFAVLMIFVGFLEMFSDMGTSAVIIQKKDPSHELLSSIFYFNLMVGVGLFFVLLLISYPVASFFSMPEISILLPLLSINFIITSFGIVQKANYEKYLDFKHITIFQTVSAVGSLAVGISAAFYGLGVYSLVLQTLTLSLILIVLIWKYSKWRPLVHFSWSDIMSIWKYTMNLSMFNFVNYFTGNADNFLIGKFLGSYSLGIYSLAYKIMLYPILNVSQVLLRILFPAFAKIQNDKNKFRQMYLRIIFAIALISFPTMIGLIVTAETLVPVVFGDKWHGLDIIIMILAPVGMLRSIVTTTGSVFMAVGATDKLFKIGTISAVVTVTFFAIGIPFGVEGVALSFLISNLLLLYPVLKISWELIELSVKRGLLELFPVFIISSIMGVLVYGIGKGCDMLYITSIFKLIIMIISGIGIYYVLITHRYGNLRMIISELKK